One window from the genome of Pyrobaculum ferrireducens encodes:
- the dpdh gene encoding D-proline dehydrogenase yields MIVVVGGGVVGLFAAYYLKREGVDVALVEARDIAHSSRAAAGVLEFTKFELNRINVGGYASRYLKMIRSGKAALRRIDPLWLLTYLKMYGRDPGADVWAFMSEMAQFSKREYFRLAEESNDFELREEPVYEVVDEVEKEVDSLRRDPLRPRFEVGELDGRRVIVYLDAVVVSTDLLADRLVRELSGVKIIKKRAAELEDKHLVLEDGERLAVDGVVFASGWWCRRMGVPVAPLKGYGVRAAAAQKPGKTIADFVGGVFVVPFSRWVKITGRFDVDPYPDLKYLDKVLEAARRWVPSFEVFDTAVGYRPCTPDGLPILERRGDAVIATGTCRLGWTYGPAMGKLAAELALGRRGDTPLTTRRFR; encoded by the coding sequence ATGATTGTGGTGGTTGGGGGAGGCGTGGTGGGGCTTTTCGCCGCCTACTATCTAAAACGCGAGGGCGTGGACGTAGCCCTCGTCGAGGCCCGCGACATCGCCCACTCCTCGCGGGCGGCCGCGGGTGTGCTGGAATTTACCAAGTTTGAACTCAATAGGATAAATGTGGGGGGGTACGCGAGCCGCTACTTGAAGATGATTAGGAGCGGCAAGGCGGCGCTACGCCGCATAGACCCTCTCTGGCTCTTGACTTATTTAAAGATGTACGGCAGGGATCCCGGCGCCGACGTGTGGGCATTTATGAGCGAGATGGCCCAGTTCTCCAAGAGGGAGTATTTCAGACTCGCCGAGGAGTCAAACGACTTCGAGCTGAGGGAGGAGCCCGTCTACGAGGTGGTTGACGAAGTGGAGAAGGAGGTCGACTCGCTGAGGCGGGATCCGCTTAGGCCGAGGTTTGAGGTGGGGGAGCTGGACGGGAGGCGGGTAATTGTGTATCTAGACGCCGTGGTGGTGTCAACGGACCTGCTCGCGGATAGACTGGTCAGGGAGCTGAGCGGGGTTAAGATAATTAAGAAACGTGCCGCCGAGCTGGAGGACAAACATTTGGTTCTGGAAGACGGCGAGAGGCTGGCCGTGGACGGCGTCGTGTTTGCCAGCGGGTGGTGGTGCCGCAGGATGGGCGTCCCGGTGGCGCCGCTGAAGGGATACGGCGTCAGAGCCGCCGCGGCCCAGAAGCCAGGCAAGACCATAGCCGACTTCGTGGGCGGGGTATTCGTAGTGCCTTTCTCCAGGTGGGTGAAAATCACGGGGAGGTTTGACGTGGATCCATATCCAGACCTGAAGTACCTAGACAAGGTGCTGGAGGCGGCGCGGCGCTGGGTCCCAAGCTTCGAGGTGTTCGACACGGCGGTGGGCTACAGGCCCTGCACCCCAGACGGGTTGCCGATCCTAGAGAGGCGGGGCGACGCGGTCATCGCCACCGGGACCTGCAGACTTGGCTGGACCTACGGCCCCGCAATGGGGAAGCTCGCCGCCGAGCTGGCGCTGGGCAGGAGGGGGGACACCCCCCTCACAACTAGGAGGTTTAGGTAA
- a CDS encoding PepSY domain-containing protein, whose product MENKNSNTKIGVIILLVITAVAVSIFIQAMWMSQPWGGVFGNTPYTSSAMGHPGGMMGGMMGQWGVWRGPGIGSWGGGCPMMGWWGVAGGVVNDTNVARYVEERTGYEVLSVEKYSNGYYVVVGLGGSPQYELLVFPNSVVHPEPQSVMWRGAPVRISEEQARSIAQSWLSRYFPGAEIEEVYTFPGYYTYHFKIGDDMQMLSVNAYSGAVWFHSWHGKYLGEVGH is encoded by the coding sequence ATGGAAAACAAAAACTCAAACACCAAGATAGGAGTAATAATATTATTAGTAATTACGGCGGTTGCAGTGTCTATATTCATACAAGCCATGTGGATGAGCCAGCCGTGGGGTGGCGTCTTCGGCAATACTCCTTATACAAGTAGCGCCATGGGGCACCCAGGCGGTATGATGGGAGGTATGATGGGTCAGTGGGGTGTGTGGCGTGGGCCGGGCATAGGCTCGTGGGGAGGCGGGTGCCCCATGATGGGGTGGTGGGGGGTTGCCGGCGGCGTGGTTAACGATACAAACGTCGCGAGATACGTGGAGGAGAGGACTGGCTATGAGGTCCTCTCTGTTGAGAAATACAGCAATGGGTACTACGTAGTGGTGGGTCTCGGCGGCTCTCCCCAATACGAGCTGTTGGTATTCCCCAACAGCGTGGTTCACCCAGAACCCCAGTCAGTGATGTGGCGGGGGGCGCCGGTAAGGATAAGCGAGGAGCAGGCCAGGTCAATTGCGCAGAGCTGGCTGAGCCGATACTTCCCAGGCGCCGAGATTGAAGAAGTGTACACATTCCCAGGTTACTACACATACCACTTTAAGATTGGAGACGACATGCAGATGCTAAGCGTCAACGCCTACAGCGGCGCCGTTTGGTTCCACAGCTGGCATGGCAAATACCTAGGCGAAGTGGGACACTAA
- a CDS encoding DsrE/DsrF/DrsH-like family protein — protein sequence MAEKIEKKNKLAIIAWSGTADKLYPVAILSSAAAAGGWEVEVFFTFWGLNAIRKELLNAPPKISADFSEYAPAVAQAIMQMNFPPWHELMRQAKAMGNVKVYACSTTMEMFGIKDKSALADFVDDVVGAATFLERAKDAAVTLFI from the coding sequence ATGGCTGAGAAAATCGAGAAAAAGAACAAGCTGGCTATAATTGCATGGTCTGGCACCGCCGATAAGCTTTATCCGGTTGCCATATTGTCAAGCGCGGCGGCGGCGGGGGGCTGGGAGGTGGAGGTGTTCTTCACCTTCTGGGGCCTCAACGCCATTAGGAAGGAGCTCCTCAACGCTCCGCCTAAGATCTCGGCCGACTTCTCGGAATACGCCCCGGCGGTTGCGCAGGCAATAATGCAGATGAACTTCCCACCGTGGCACGAGCTGATGAGGCAGGCAAAGGCTATGGGGAATGTGAAGGTGTATGCATGCTCCACCACAATGGAGATGTTTGGCATAAAGGACAAGTCCGCACTCGCCGACTTTGTCGACGACGTAGTCGGCGCAGCTACCTTCCTAGAGAGGGCGAAGGACGCCGCTGTGACGCTGTTCATCTAA
- a CDS encoding DUF411 domain-containing protein, with product MAREKRQKSVVKSLFVLVVVAVASLTLGVVLKQFYFNGAVSRETGSVKAVFYYSPPCGCCGTYLPKLRSILAVEVRVVSPEELIGIKKSLGIPVDLQSCHTVVINGRYVEGHVPVSAVAELAQDGFVGVKGLALPHRETDSKT from the coding sequence ATGGCTAGAGAGAAGAGGCAGAAATCTGTTGTAAAGAGTCTATTCGTGCTGGTGGTGGTTGCCGTAGCTTCGCTTACGTTGGGGGTTGTTTTAAAGCAGTTCTACTTCAACGGTGCGGTGTCTAGAGAAACAGGTTCTGTGAAGGCGGTGTTTTACTATTCTCCGCCGTGCGGCTGTTGCGGTACATATCTGCCTAAATTGAGATCTATCCTAGCTGTGGAGGTAAGGGTGGTATCTCCAGAGGAGCTTATAGGAATTAAGAAGAGTCTAGGGATACCTGTGGATTTGCAGTCGTGTCACACAGTTGTTATAAACGGCAGATATGTAGAGGGCCATGTCCCGGTCTCGGCGGTGGCTGAATTAGCACAAGACGGCTTCGTCGGAGTAAAAGGCTTGGCTTTACCACATAGAGAGACGGACTCCAAAACGTAG
- a CDS encoding sulfurtransferase TusA family protein — protein sequence MEVVKKSIKISGSHCLGPVELRKAIADVPVGGYLEVITNDPCAKEDIPVWCKFTKNELVEYTELEGGWMRFLIKRTR from the coding sequence GTGGAGGTTGTAAAGAAGAGCATAAAAATAAGCGGCTCCCACTGCCTGGGACCTGTAGAGTTGAGGAAGGCTATCGCGGACGTGCCGGTAGGGGGCTACCTTGAGGTTATTACAAACGACCCTTGTGCGAAGGAGGACATACCGGTGTGGTGTAAATTCACAAAGAACGAGCTGGTTGAATACACGGAGCTGGAGGGGGGATGGATGAGGTTTCTAATAAAGAGGACGAGGTAA
- a CDS encoding NifB/NifX family molybdenum-iron cluster-binding protein yields MKVAVACNQENVVFPGHFAHAPKFRIYMYEGGQLKLLEERTNPLGSVPDYDEHHHHHHHEIGVMNTDFQGEEAPPAHGLPKYQWLRDKVLPDVDVVIAAGACQTSYRFFTSSGVKMLFTDPVEVSTLEEYIASDPGSFEEALSQA; encoded by the coding sequence ATGAAAGTGGCAGTTGCATGCAACCAGGAAAACGTCGTGTTCCCGGGGCACTTCGCCCACGCCCCCAAATTCCGTATATACATGTACGAGGGCGGCCAACTAAAACTTCTTGAGGAGAGGACAAACCCCCTAGGCTCCGTGCCGGACTACGACGAGCACCACCACCATCACCACCACGAAATCGGCGTCATGAATACAGATTTCCAAGGCGAGGAGGCGCCTCCGGCCCACGGCCTCCCCAAGTATCAGTGGCTTAGAGACAAGGTGTTGCCGGATGTGGACGTGGTGATAGCCGCCGGCGCCTGCCAGACCAGCTACAGATTCTTCACTAGCTCCGGCGTGAAGATGCTGTTTACAGACCCGGTAGAGGTGTCCACACTCGAGGAGTACATAGCCAGCGACCCCGGCTCCTTCGAGGAGGCTCTAAGCCAGGCGTGA
- a CDS encoding CDGSH iron-sulfur domain-containing protein, whose translation MIRIIARENGPLLVEVDGQVQYALCRCGHSEKKPFCSGAHKAVGFKAPEAIIEVAK comes from the coding sequence ATGATTAGGATAATCGCAAGAGAAAACGGCCCTCTTCTAGTGGAGGTAGACGGCCAGGTACAGTACGCCCTCTGCCGTTGCGGGCACTCAGAGAAGAAGCCGTTTTGCTCAGGTGCGCACAAGGCTGTGGGCTTCAAAGCGCCAGAGGCTATTATAGAAGTAGCTAAGTAG
- a CDS encoding YHS domain-containing protein, whose translation MHKEIDPVCGMEVNSSTAKYKTLYKGKAYYFCSPACKEAFEKNPEYYLKHGPQGMPHH comes from the coding sequence ATGCACAAAGAAATTGACCCAGTCTGCGGGATGGAGGTAAACTCCTCCACCGCCAAGTACAAGACCCTCTACAAGGGGAAAGCCTACTACTTCTGCTCACCTGCCTGTAAAGAGGCGTTTGAAAAAAATCCAGAATACTACCTAAAACACGGCCCCCAGGGAATGCCACACCACTAA
- a CDS encoding PaREP1 family protein, producing the protein MAEERGSSVEELVIDALTRQLDPDVRVKIYLELHEKYLKEAEELYAKGDLAQSGEKYWGAVAALLNAVAEKRGWRHYSHRDYAEIIERLSEELREPLGRLFACCERLHSNHSFLTRVNFDAHREDALRLMEMLRRLVA; encoded by the coding sequence ATGGCCGAGGAGAGGGGTAGTAGCGTAGAGGAGTTGGTGATCGATGCGTTGACGCGACAGCTTGATCCTGACGTTAGGGTTAAGATCTACTTGGAGTTACATGAGAAGTACCTAAAGGAGGCCGAGGAGCTTTATGCAAAGGGCGACTTGGCCCAGAGTGGGGAGAAGTATTGGGGGGCCGTCGCGGCGTTGCTCAACGCAGTTGCAGAAAAGAGAGGTTGGAGACACTACAGCCACCGGGACTACGCCGAAATTATAGAGAGACTTTCTGAAGAGTTGAGGGAGCCTCTGGGCAGACTCTTTGCATGCTGTGAGAGACTTCATTCAAATCACAGCTTTCTGACTAGAGTTAATTTCGACGCCCATAGAGAGGACGCGCTTAGGCTTATGGAGATGCTCAGGAGGTTAGTTGCGTAG
- a CDS encoding 4a-hydroxytetrahydrobiopterin dehydratase, translated as MKYMKREECIVYKLRFKTYIDAVRFLTHLAEIAERHGHHPDVELKYTNLVLRLTTHDAGNKITDRDLALAKEIDRLIEAHRDAISSAE; from the coding sequence ATCAAGTACATGAAGAGAGAGGAGTGCATCGTGTACAAGTTGAGATTCAAGACGTATATAGACGCGGTGAGGTTCCTGACACATCTAGCTGAGATCGCGGAGAGGCATGGGCACCACCCAGACGTGGAGCTGAAATATACAAACCTAGTCCTCAGGCTCACCACCCACGACGCCGGCAACAAAATAACCGACAGAGACCTCGCGCTAGCCAAGGAAATAGATAGACTAATCGAGGCACACAGAGACGCTATTTCCAGCGCCGAGTAG
- a CDS encoding thioredoxin domain-containing protein, whose translation MEEARIRCLTESKSPFVLEGLRSRVRWWGWCREAFEAARREGKPVLVDVGAVWCHWCHVMDEKTYNDEEVAAYINQHFVPIKVDRDERPDVDRRLQEAAQLISGQAGWPLTVFMTPEGEVIWAATYLPPRRETGLPGMVEVLEAVLKAYREKRGDISQFHRDLTRELARWHAPAPGEPRPEAQLDVLAALASSFDEEFGGFGGAPKFPPITQLELLLFRHFYDEVGVYRKMAEATLTAMARGGIYDHLLGGFFRYSTDRYWLIPHYEKLLIDNAELLALYAKAYRQFGNPLYRKTAAGIVKWLDVFMRASGGGYYASQDADVEGEEGGYYRWGLNEVKEVLGELYPVAARHFGFETRPWPEGKATLYVAEPMEGPEVEEVYRRLAEARGRRKPPYTDTTVYVGWSCAAAYAELLSARLASVGDVGHAVKTLELFAGHLARVGGFPHGFREGRPVGRPTVEDYAYCVLAWVEGFSHTARLEFIEAARAAGEILAARYLDAGGFRDVEEVDPVVATPHYPVLDTPNFSGNALASIALAALSEVVGRRDFAEAAYKAVSAVYGKMERVGPSAAGLWLALGLLSWGVPRVVVVGESEEMWKAALSIYRPWMVVVPVQGDWPYKDPAVRSMLSGPKPAAYICAGNACSLPIKTAAELEKAVAEFMKNTYKLA comes from the coding sequence ATGGAGGAGGCTAGGATTAGGTGCCTCACCGAGTCCAAGTCGCCCTTTGTGCTGGAGGGTTTGAGGAGTAGGGTTAGGTGGTGGGGCTGGTGTAGGGAGGCGTTTGAGGCGGCGCGGAGGGAGGGGAAGCCGGTGCTGGTGGACGTTGGTGCTGTGTGGTGCCACTGGTGCCACGTGATGGACGAGAAGACGTACAACGACGAGGAGGTGGCCGCATATATCAACCAGCATTTCGTCCCCATCAAGGTGGACCGGGATGAGAGGCCTGACGTGGATAGGCGACTGCAGGAGGCGGCGCAACTAATCTCGGGCCAGGCGGGGTGGCCGCTGACTGTGTTCATGACCCCGGAGGGGGAGGTGATATGGGCCGCCACTTACCTCCCCCCGCGTAGAGAGACGGGGCTACCCGGCATGGTGGAGGTGCTGGAGGCGGTGTTGAAGGCCTACAGGGAGAAGAGGGGAGACATCTCGCAGTTCCACAGAGACTTGACGCGGGAACTCGCCAGGTGGCACGCCCCCGCTCCAGGCGAGCCGAGGCCTGAGGCTCAGCTAGATGTGCTGGCGGCGCTGGCGTCGTCCTTCGACGAGGAGTTCGGCGGCTTCGGCGGGGCGCCTAAGTTCCCACCTATCACCCAGCTGGAGCTACTACTGTTTAGGCATTTCTACGACGAGGTGGGGGTCTACCGAAAGATGGCGGAGGCCACGCTGACGGCCATGGCCCGCGGCGGCATATACGACCACCTCCTAGGGGGCTTCTTTAGATACTCCACGGATAGGTACTGGCTGATTCCGCACTACGAGAAGCTCCTGATCGACAACGCGGAGCTCCTGGCGCTCTACGCCAAGGCTTACAGACAGTTTGGAAACCCGCTGTATAGAAAGACGGCGGCTGGCATAGTGAAGTGGCTGGACGTCTTCATGAGGGCCTCGGGCGGTGGGTACTACGCCAGCCAAGACGCAGATGTGGAAGGCGAGGAGGGCGGCTACTACCGCTGGGGCCTCAACGAGGTGAAGGAGGTCTTGGGCGAGCTGTACCCAGTGGCGGCTCGGCACTTCGGCTTCGAGACGCGGCCGTGGCCTGAGGGCAAGGCGACGCTGTACGTGGCTGAGCCCATGGAGGGCCCCGAGGTGGAGGAGGTGTACCGCCGCCTAGCCGAGGCGAGGGGCCGCAGGAAGCCGCCCTACACAGACACCACCGTGTACGTGGGGTGGAGCTGCGCCGCGGCCTACGCGGAACTCCTCTCGGCCAGGCTCGCCTCGGTCGGCGACGTGGGGCATGCCGTTAAGACGCTTGAGCTATTCGCCGGGCATCTGGCGCGCGTCGGCGGGTTTCCCCACGGCTTTAGAGAGGGCAGGCCGGTGGGGAGGCCCACCGTCGAGGACTACGCATACTGCGTCTTGGCGTGGGTAGAGGGCTTCTCCCACACCGCCAGGCTGGAGTTTATCGAGGCGGCGCGGGCCGCGGGGGAGATCCTCGCCGCGAGGTACCTAGACGCCGGCGGCTTTAGGGACGTGGAGGAGGTTGACCCGGTTGTGGCCACGCCGCACTACCCTGTGCTGGATACGCCGAACTTCTCGGGGAACGCCCTGGCGTCGATTGCGCTGGCGGCGCTGTCAGAGGTGGTGGGGAGGCGGGACTTCGCAGAGGCGGCTTACAAGGCGGTGTCTGCGGTGTACGGCAAGATGGAGAGGGTGGGGCCCTCGGCCGCGGGGCTGTGGCTGGCGCTCGGTCTCCTCAGCTGGGGGGTGCCCCGCGTCGTGGTGGTGGGGGAGTCGGAGGAGATGTGGAAGGCGGCGCTGTCGATCTACAGGCCCTGGATGGTTGTCGTGCCAGTACAGGGGGACTGGCCCTATAAGGATCCGGCGGTTAGGTCTATGCTCAGCGGCCCGAAGCCGGCGGCGTATATATGCGCCGGTAATGCCTGTAGCCTGCCGATAAAAACAGCGGCAGAGCTAGAGAAGGCGGTGGCAGAATTTATGAAAAACACCTACAAGCTAGCGTAG
- a CDS encoding heavy metal translocating P-type ATPase has translation MDMEFSRGLSVGLRVEGRETVLKILGMHCATCSLTVQKALLSVRGVKWAEASLASNEARLVVDPEVLDYGELLRAVRRAGYDVYRESAYFVVDFRPEEAESVERRAGGWGVFYARANPATGVLYVEYNPLEVGADVVVKRLEEAGYRVREVRRGGVEVDVDRRVAELEAADLRRRLLPAAAASALLVPMMVGVELVPPLVQMALAALVQFYSGWRFISGAARAFRNGTANMDTLVTLGTLSAFLYSVYAVFAGGPTFFEASALVITFVLAGRYLESLMKLRSGDAVRRLAGLQPPRARVRRGGGWVEVDAAEVRPGEVVEVREGERLPVDGYVDEGVGAVDESAFTGEPLPVEKGPGDLVLAGTTLVRGRLLVRATRSGEATYLAEVVKLVRQAQNARLPIQNFVDRVSGVFTWVVMAVASATFVGWLLAGAPVWRALLFAVAVLVVACPCALGLATPLAVVVGIGRAAERGLLVKNVEAVERALGARYVAFDKTGTLTVGAPRVVKYVGDEWALSLAASAEAKSAHPIAAAVVKFAAERGVAVAEPDMFDTFPGQGVYARVNGAVVGVGNEKLVEGLGAELPLEIRREAEAYRAEGYTVAYVVVDGVVRGYLVVGDEVRPEAGRILQRLREMGLEPVIVSGDHVAAVAKVAERLGVKRYFGGKTPEEKAEVVKELKKEGGVIFIGDGVNDAPALATADVGIAVATGTEVAKEAGDVVVRKGDLAKVVEFLELSRKIVRNARFNLFWAFVYNAALIPVAAGLFYPALYLRPELAGLAMALSSISVTLNALRLRRA, from the coding sequence ATGGATATGGAGTTTTCGAGAGGGCTTTCTGTGGGGCTTAGGGTGGAGGGCCGTGAGACTGTGTTGAAGATTTTGGGGATGCACTGCGCCACGTGTTCGCTGACAGTGCAGAAGGCGCTTTTGTCTGTCCGTGGGGTTAAGTGGGCAGAGGCGTCTCTCGCCAGTAACGAGGCGAGGCTGGTGGTGGATCCAGAGGTTCTGGACTACGGCGAGCTTCTCAGGGCGGTGAGGAGGGCTGGGTACGACGTGTATAGGGAGTCGGCTTACTTCGTGGTGGATTTCCGGCCGGAGGAGGCGGAGTCGGTGGAGAGGCGGGCGGGGGGCTGGGGAGTGTTCTACGCCAGGGCGAATCCGGCGACTGGCGTACTCTATGTTGAGTACAACCCGCTGGAGGTGGGCGCCGACGTTGTTGTGAAGCGTCTTGAGGAGGCTGGGTACAGGGTGAGGGAGGTTAGGAGGGGCGGGGTTGAGGTAGACGTGGATAGGCGGGTGGCTGAGCTGGAGGCGGCGGATTTGAGGCGTAGGCTCTTGCCCGCGGCGGCGGCGTCTGCGTTACTGGTGCCCATGATGGTGGGGGTTGAGCTGGTCCCGCCGCTGGTGCAGATGGCTCTGGCGGCTCTGGTGCAGTTCTACTCAGGATGGAGGTTTATCTCGGGGGCCGCCAGGGCTTTTAGAAACGGGACGGCGAATATGGACACCCTTGTCACGTTGGGCACCCTCAGCGCCTTTCTCTACAGCGTGTATGCCGTCTTTGCCGGTGGGCCGACTTTTTTCGAAGCCTCGGCGCTTGTGATTACGTTCGTCCTCGCTGGTAGGTACTTGGAGAGTTTGATGAAGTTGAGGAGTGGAGACGCGGTTAGGCGGCTGGCCGGCCTCCAGCCGCCGAGGGCCAGGGTGAGGCGGGGGGGAGGCTGGGTGGAGGTGGACGCCGCGGAGGTGAGGCCGGGGGAGGTGGTGGAGGTGAGAGAGGGGGAGAGGCTCCCCGTGGATGGCTACGTGGACGAGGGCGTGGGGGCGGTGGACGAGTCTGCCTTCACCGGGGAGCCTCTGCCGGTGGAGAAGGGGCCGGGCGACTTGGTTCTGGCGGGGACGACGCTGGTCAGAGGCCGGCTTCTGGTGAGGGCTACGCGTAGTGGCGAGGCCACCTACCTGGCGGAGGTGGTTAAGCTGGTGAGGCAGGCGCAGAACGCGAGGTTGCCTATCCAGAACTTTGTGGACAGAGTCTCCGGGGTCTTTACCTGGGTCGTGATGGCTGTGGCGTCTGCTACTTTCGTGGGGTGGCTCCTCGCGGGGGCCCCCGTGTGGCGTGCCTTGCTGTTCGCGGTGGCTGTGCTGGTGGTTGCCTGCCCCTGCGCCTTGGGCTTGGCGACTCCTCTGGCGGTGGTGGTGGGGATCGGCAGGGCGGCGGAGAGGGGTCTCTTGGTAAAGAACGTCGAGGCTGTGGAGCGGGCTCTGGGGGCTAGATACGTGGCTTTTGACAAGACCGGCACCTTGACGGTGGGGGCGCCCCGGGTTGTGAAGTATGTAGGCGACGAGTGGGCGCTGTCGCTGGCGGCGTCAGCCGAGGCTAAGTCGGCGCATCCAATAGCGGCCGCCGTGGTTAAATTCGCCGCGGAGAGGGGGGTTGCTGTGGCTGAGCCTGATATGTTCGACACATTCCCCGGCCAGGGGGTGTACGCCCGGGTGAACGGCGCGGTGGTTGGTGTGGGTAATGAGAAGCTGGTGGAGGGGCTCGGGGCTGAGTTGCCACTGGAGATCCGCCGGGAAGCGGAGGCGTACAGAGCCGAGGGCTACACCGTGGCTTACGTCGTGGTGGACGGCGTGGTGAGAGGCTACTTAGTCGTGGGGGACGAGGTGAGGCCTGAGGCGGGGAGGATCTTGCAGAGGCTGAGGGAGATGGGGCTGGAGCCCGTTATTGTCTCGGGGGACCACGTGGCGGCTGTGGCCAAGGTGGCGGAGAGGCTGGGCGTCAAGAGGTACTTCGGCGGCAAGACCCCGGAGGAGAAGGCCGAGGTGGTGAAGGAGCTTAAGAAGGAGGGCGGGGTTATCTTCATAGGGGATGGTGTTAACGACGCGCCGGCTCTAGCCACGGCTGATGTGGGTATCGCGGTGGCGACCGGCACAGAGGTGGCGAAGGAGGCTGGCGACGTGGTGGTGAGGAAGGGGGACTTGGCCAAGGTGGTGGAGTTTCTAGAGCTGTCCCGCAAGATTGTGAGGAACGCCCGGTTTAACCTCTTCTGGGCTTTTGTATACAACGCCGCGCTTATACCAGTGGCGGCGGGCCTCTTCTACCCCGCCCTCTACCTCCGCCCCGAGCTGGCGGGGCTGGCCATGGCGCTCAGCAGCATATCCGTCACGCTAAACGCCCTGCGGCTTAGGAGGGCGTGA
- a CDS encoding helix-turn-helix transcriptional regulator, with product MKAVYLFAIAVALAFLLDYVHVHLMCPHCPFPSPMLPIFALLVVVTVATLYFYIHGFKPVETRPAGYYLVVANLLREPERSIYIKIYEKGGEAVLAEVARELGLRKLRAWRAAQRLAEKNLVVLEKQAGRLVVRLRPLEELSIEPEHGKNYKRYKQDKQHKAEKHP from the coding sequence ATGAAAGCGGTTTATCTATTCGCCATCGCGGTGGCTCTAGCTTTTCTACTTGACTATGTACATGTCCATCTCATGTGTCCACACTGCCCATTTCCATCCCCCATGTTGCCGATATTCGCCCTACTTGTAGTCGTCACGGTTGCGACTCTCTATTTTTATATACATGGCTTCAAGCCCGTGGAGACGCGGCCGGCGGGGTACTATCTAGTTGTTGCAAATCTACTTCGGGAACCGGAGAGGTCAATTTACATAAAGATATATGAAAAGGGGGGTGAGGCAGTGCTTGCGGAGGTGGCTCGAGAGCTGGGTCTTAGAAAACTTAGGGCTTGGAGAGCCGCCCAGAGGCTTGCCGAAAAAAACCTAGTGGTTTTAGAAAAGCAGGCAGGTAGGCTAGTAGTGAGGCTGAGGCCCCTTGAAGAGCTGTCTATAGAGCCAGAACACGGCAAGAATTATAAACGCTATAAACAGGACAAACAGCACAAAGCCGAGAAGCATCCATAA